In the genome of Molothrus aeneus isolate 106 chromosome 5, BPBGC_Maene_1.0, whole genome shotgun sequence, one region contains:
- the FBXO7 gene encoding F-box only protein 7 isoform X1: protein MKLRVRLQKRTAALEVQGAEPTLGELRAQLRLALLPAWGYSSDTTFSITLNRKDALTEDQKTLASYGIVSGDLICLLLEEPDGQPSLPPPPATPAPLQNGHEPSTLTPNNSQADSAREGQNEQSDNEKAQVEVQESGERAGSSQEFPSRLVPEDPDLEESTGSYPSEPMLCSEAADGETPHSLEVLYLSAECTSATDALIVLVHLLMMETGYVPQGIEAKAVSMPEKWRGNGVYKLQYTHPLCGEGFAGLTCVPLGDLIAINATLKINEEIRSVKRIQLLPSSFVCFQDPEKVAGVYKDLQKLSRLFKDQLVYSLLAAARQALNLPDVFGLVVLPLELKLRIFRLLDVRSLISLSAVCRDLYTASNDQLLWRFMYLRDFRDPIARPRDTDWKELYKKKLKQKKEALRWRHMMLLPPIPHPIPFHPNPFYPNPFPPNPFPSNPIYPPMIIGGEYDERPTLPYVGDPINSLIPGQGEAPGQFPPFRPHFDPIGSLPGANPTLPGRVGPSERFPPRPSRGRPMDIRRAFI, encoded by the exons ATGAAGCTCCGCGTACGGCTGCAGAAGCGAACGGCGGCCCTGGAGGTGCAGGGGGCGGAGCCAACGCTGGGGGAGTTGCGCGCGCAGCTgcgcctggccctgctgcccgcCTGGGGGTACAG ttcTGATACCACGTTTTCAATAACATTGAACAGAAAAGATGCTCTCACAGAGGATCAGAAGACCTTAGCTTCATATGGGATTGTTTCTGGTGATTTGATATGCTTATTACTAGAAGAGCCAGATGGACAACCCAGCctacctcctcctcctgctaCTCCTGCCCCACTTCAGAATGGTCATGAGCCGTCCACCTTGACCCCCAACAACAGTCAGGCCGACAGTGCAAGAGAAGGGCAGAATGAGCAATCTGACAATGAGAAGGCTCAGGTGGAAGTTCAAGAGAGTGGTGAGAGG GCAGGATCCAGCCAAGAATTTCCTTCTAGATTAGTCCCAGAAGATCCTGACCTGGAAGAAAGTACAGGTTCCTATCCCTCTGAACCCATGCTGTGCAGTGAAGCTGCTGATGGTGAAACACCCCATTCCTTAGAGGTGCTCTacctttctgctgagtgtacCAGTGCCACTGATGCCTTGATCGTTCTGGTTCATCTTCTCATGATGGAGACAGGCTATGTACCTCAG GGGATAGAAGCCAAGGCAGTCTCCATGCCAGAGAAATGGAGAGGGAATGGTGTTTATAAGCTACAGTACACACATCCCCTTTGTGGAGAAGGTTTTGCTGGTTTGACTTGTGTGCCTCTGGGAGATCTTATTGCTATTAATG CAACATTAAAAATCAACGAAGAGATTAGAAGTGTTAAGAGAATCCAGCTATTGCCATCATCCTTTGTTTGCTTTCAGGACCCAG AGAAGGTTGCAGGTGTTTACAAAGACCTTCAGAAATTGTCCCGTCTCTTTAAAGACCAACTGGTTTACTCTCTCCTAGCTGCTGCCCGACAAG CTTTGAACTTGCCAGATGTGTTTGGGTTAGTGGTCCTTCCTCTTGAGCTCAAGCTTCGAATTTTCAGACTTCTGGATGTCCGTTCCCTCATCTCTCTCTCCGCTGTTTGCCGTGATCTCTACACAGCTTCCAATGACCAGCTTCTCTGGAGGTTTATGTATCTGCGGGATTTCCGAG ATCCTATTGCAAGACCTCGTGACACAGATTGGAAAGAA cTATACAAGAAAAAGTTGAAGCAGAAGAAGGAAGCTCTGAGATGGAGGCACATGATGCTTCTGCCCCCTATACCTCATCCAATCCCCTTTCATCCCAACCCATTCTACCCTAATCCCTTTCCACCCAACCCATTCCCATCAAATCCAATCTATCCCCCAATGATCATTGGGGGAGAATATGATGAGAGACCAACACTTCCATATGTTGGAGACCCAATTAACTCACTCATTCCTGGCCAGGGAGAAGCACCAGGTCAGTTTCCTCCATTCAGACCACATTTTGACCCCATTGGCTCCCTACCTGGAGCAAACCCCACGCTTCCAGGACGAGTTGGTCCCAGTGAGAGGTTTCCACCTCGACCCAGCCGGGGCCGCCCCATGGACATTCGCCGTGCATTCATTTga
- the FBXO7 gene encoding F-box only protein 7 isoform X2: protein MLAEGSDTTFSITLNRKDALTEDQKTLASYGIVSGDLICLLLEEPDGQPSLPPPPATPAPLQNGHEPSTLTPNNSQADSAREGQNEQSDNEKAQVEVQESGERAGSSQEFPSRLVPEDPDLEESTGSYPSEPMLCSEAADGETPHSLEVLYLSAECTSATDALIVLVHLLMMETGYVPQGIEAKAVSMPEKWRGNGVYKLQYTHPLCGEGFAGLTCVPLGDLIAINATLKINEEIRSVKRIQLLPSSFVCFQDPEKVAGVYKDLQKLSRLFKDQLVYSLLAAARQALNLPDVFGLVVLPLELKLRIFRLLDVRSLISLSAVCRDLYTASNDQLLWRFMYLRDFRDPIARPRDTDWKELYKKKLKQKKEALRWRHMMLLPPIPHPIPFHPNPFYPNPFPPNPFPSNPIYPPMIIGGEYDERPTLPYVGDPINSLIPGQGEAPGQFPPFRPHFDPIGSLPGANPTLPGRVGPSERFPPRPSRGRPMDIRRAFI, encoded by the exons ATGCTGGCTGAAGG ttcTGATACCACGTTTTCAATAACATTGAACAGAAAAGATGCTCTCACAGAGGATCAGAAGACCTTAGCTTCATATGGGATTGTTTCTGGTGATTTGATATGCTTATTACTAGAAGAGCCAGATGGACAACCCAGCctacctcctcctcctgctaCTCCTGCCCCACTTCAGAATGGTCATGAGCCGTCCACCTTGACCCCCAACAACAGTCAGGCCGACAGTGCAAGAGAAGGGCAGAATGAGCAATCTGACAATGAGAAGGCTCAGGTGGAAGTTCAAGAGAGTGGTGAGAGG GCAGGATCCAGCCAAGAATTTCCTTCTAGATTAGTCCCAGAAGATCCTGACCTGGAAGAAAGTACAGGTTCCTATCCCTCTGAACCCATGCTGTGCAGTGAAGCTGCTGATGGTGAAACACCCCATTCCTTAGAGGTGCTCTacctttctgctgagtgtacCAGTGCCACTGATGCCTTGATCGTTCTGGTTCATCTTCTCATGATGGAGACAGGCTATGTACCTCAG GGGATAGAAGCCAAGGCAGTCTCCATGCCAGAGAAATGGAGAGGGAATGGTGTTTATAAGCTACAGTACACACATCCCCTTTGTGGAGAAGGTTTTGCTGGTTTGACTTGTGTGCCTCTGGGAGATCTTATTGCTATTAATG CAACATTAAAAATCAACGAAGAGATTAGAAGTGTTAAGAGAATCCAGCTATTGCCATCATCCTTTGTTTGCTTTCAGGACCCAG AGAAGGTTGCAGGTGTTTACAAAGACCTTCAGAAATTGTCCCGTCTCTTTAAAGACCAACTGGTTTACTCTCTCCTAGCTGCTGCCCGACAAG CTTTGAACTTGCCAGATGTGTTTGGGTTAGTGGTCCTTCCTCTTGAGCTCAAGCTTCGAATTTTCAGACTTCTGGATGTCCGTTCCCTCATCTCTCTCTCCGCTGTTTGCCGTGATCTCTACACAGCTTCCAATGACCAGCTTCTCTGGAGGTTTATGTATCTGCGGGATTTCCGAG ATCCTATTGCAAGACCTCGTGACACAGATTGGAAAGAA cTATACAAGAAAAAGTTGAAGCAGAAGAAGGAAGCTCTGAGATGGAGGCACATGATGCTTCTGCCCCCTATACCTCATCCAATCCCCTTTCATCCCAACCCATTCTACCCTAATCCCTTTCCACCCAACCCATTCCCATCAAATCCAATCTATCCCCCAATGATCATTGGGGGAGAATATGATGAGAGACCAACACTTCCATATGTTGGAGACCCAATTAACTCACTCATTCCTGGCCAGGGAGAAGCACCAGGTCAGTTTCCTCCATTCAGACCACATTTTGACCCCATTGGCTCCCTACCTGGAGCAAACCCCACGCTTCCAGGACGAGTTGGTCCCAGTGAGAGGTTTCCACCTCGACCCAGCCGGGGCCGCCCCATGGACATTCGCCGTGCATTCATTTga